From one Nitrospira sp. genomic stretch:
- the rpoZ gene encoding DNA-directed RNA polymerase subunit omega, with amino-acid sequence MGEMLTLLPEYSNDEFDSRHRLVIVAAQRAKQLVQGARMTASSKFTKETSIALDEVLRHKVKFLVGKEARDAIKESKRVKEGETERLAMMTGEDAKEIKKELSVYVDDTTKPAAAAPEGEE; translated from the coding sequence ATGGGTGAAATGTTGACATTGTTGCCGGAATATTCCAACGACGAGTTCGATTCACGACACCGCTTGGTGATCGTGGCTGCGCAACGGGCCAAGCAGTTGGTGCAGGGCGCGCGCATGACCGCGTCGTCCAAGTTTACGAAAGAAACGAGTATTGCACTCGATGAAGTCCTGCGCCACAAGGTGAAATTCCTGGTCGGCAAGGAAGCCCGCGATGCCATCAAGGAGTCCAAGCGTGTGAAGGAAGGCGAAACCGAACGTCTGGCCATGATGACCGGTGAAGACGCGAAGGAAATCAAGAAAGAGCTGAGCGTCTACGTCGACGATACGACCAAACCGGCCGCCGCCGCCCCGGAGGGCGAGGAGTAG
- the nth gene encoding endonuclease III, producing the protein MKSSVTATPSVSAKRQRLHRILTILRKTAPPMKVELDYSTPWELLVATILSAQCTDQRVNQVTPNLFRRYHAPRDYAAADPVELEALIRPTGFFKAKARNLIRCATVLTEQFHGQVPDTMEALTTLPGVGRKTANVLLGNVFEKPAVVVDTHVKRVSGRLHLTRHTDPENIEADLQVLLPARQWTEGSQRLLLHGRYVCLARAPKCPHCAIFSECRWEGKTVR; encoded by the coding sequence ATGAAATCCTCCGTGACAGCGACACCATCCGTCTCGGCGAAGCGACAACGCCTTCACCGCATCCTTACTATCTTACGAAAAACCGCTCCGCCGATGAAGGTGGAGCTGGACTACAGCACCCCTTGGGAATTGCTGGTCGCCACGATTCTGTCGGCGCAATGCACGGATCAGCGTGTCAATCAGGTGACGCCGAATCTGTTCCGCCGGTATCATGCTCCCCGCGACTATGCGGCGGCCGATCCAGTAGAGCTCGAAGCGCTCATCCGTCCAACAGGATTTTTTAAGGCCAAAGCCAGAAATCTGATTCGCTGTGCGACGGTCCTCACCGAGCAATTTCATGGTCAGGTGCCTGATACGATGGAAGCCCTCACGACGCTGCCGGGTGTCGGGCGCAAGACGGCGAATGTGCTGCTGGGCAACGTCTTTGAAAAGCCGGCTGTGGTGGTTGATACCCATGTCAAACGCGTCTCCGGACGCCTGCACCTCACCCGCCATACAGATCCGGAAAACATTGAAGCTGACCTGCAAGTGTTGCTGCCCGCACGCCAGTGGACCGAAGGATCACAACGGCTCCTTCTGCATGGCCGGTACGTGTGCCTGGCGCGCGCACCGAAATGCCCACACTGCGCGATCTTTTCAGAGTGCCGTTGGGAGGGGAAAACCGTACGATGA
- the hflX gene encoding GTPase HflX, with product MPASMVMTPELARTTSQLSREMRRPIGLLMTRRGDIEQVLVGPGCAPTFESLAKFRVGAHSLRGLRLIRTHLHDEPLSQEDITHLALLRLDLIGVLGVTQAGEPSLLHLAHLLPPNPQGEVCRLLKPIPFHDLDLQLDSFLHDLEGSLQRSATPHTVSAGTESAILVSASPRNRAEQEEHLEELSELAESAGVRVLDRLVQRTQDGYERYLLGKGKLKEMVMRALQKGADLIIFDQDLAPAQARAISEVTDIKVIDRTQLILDIFARRAHTREGKVQVELAQLRYLLPRLLGHGTSLSRLGGGIGSRGPGETKLETDRRRIRDRIAHLERDIADVARHQDQRRARRVRQGLPILSIVGYTNAGKSTLLNTLTHSDIPAQDRLFETLDTTSRRLRFPHDREVIVTDTVGFIRDLPKDLVGAFRTTLDELRDADLLLHVVDASAADIDQQIKAVDSILQSLTLDTLPRVMVLNKCDRLSAQETQALCERYRAIGVSALDRESVRPLIAHLETFLPVVPSPSAPTEHPDQPPQDLALASHS from the coding sequence ATCCCGGCCTCCATGGTCATGACCCCTGAACTCGCGCGCACGACGAGTCAACTGTCGCGGGAGATGCGCCGCCCCATCGGGTTGCTCATGACGCGCCGCGGGGATATCGAACAGGTGTTAGTCGGGCCTGGGTGCGCGCCTACCTTCGAATCATTGGCAAAATTTAGAGTTGGCGCACATTCCTTGCGGGGGCTTCGGCTGATCCGGACGCATCTGCATGATGAGCCACTCAGTCAGGAAGACATCACCCATCTCGCGCTGCTGCGTTTAGATTTGATCGGCGTGCTCGGCGTCACCCAGGCGGGCGAGCCCAGCCTGCTGCATCTGGCTCATCTGCTCCCCCCCAATCCGCAGGGCGAGGTCTGTCGGCTGCTCAAACCGATTCCATTTCACGACCTCGACCTCCAGTTGGATTCGTTTCTGCATGACCTTGAAGGTAGTCTGCAACGTTCAGCCACTCCACATACGGTGTCTGCCGGCACGGAATCGGCGATTCTGGTGAGTGCGTCACCCAGGAACCGCGCCGAGCAAGAAGAGCATCTGGAAGAGCTCAGTGAGCTCGCGGAATCGGCGGGCGTTCGCGTCCTTGACCGTCTGGTCCAGCGCACCCAGGACGGCTACGAACGATATCTGCTCGGCAAAGGGAAATTGAAAGAGATGGTGATGCGCGCGCTCCAAAAGGGTGCCGATCTGATCATTTTCGATCAGGACCTGGCTCCGGCACAGGCGAGAGCGATTTCCGAGGTGACTGACATCAAGGTCATCGATCGCACCCAGCTCATCCTGGATATTTTTGCCCGCCGCGCGCACACACGGGAGGGGAAGGTGCAGGTCGAGTTGGCCCAGCTTCGCTACCTACTCCCGAGGCTTCTGGGGCATGGCACCTCGTTGTCGCGCCTCGGAGGAGGCATCGGTTCGCGTGGTCCCGGTGAAACCAAACTGGAAACGGATCGCCGCCGTATCCGTGATCGTATTGCGCACCTCGAGCGGGACATTGCGGATGTCGCCCGCCATCAGGACCAGCGCCGGGCTCGGCGTGTGCGACAGGGGCTCCCCATTCTCTCCATCGTCGGCTATACGAACGCCGGAAAATCGACGTTACTGAATACTCTGACTCACAGCGACATTCCCGCACAGGACCGGCTCTTCGAAACGCTCGATACCACCAGTCGCCGCCTGCGTTTCCCGCACGACCGGGAAGTGATCGTGACCGATACCGTCGGATTTATCCGGGATCTTCCCAAAGACTTGGTGGGAGCCTTTCGCACGACCCTGGACGAGCTCCGTGATGCCGATCTGCTGCTTCACGTGGTGGATGCCTCCGCCGCTGATATCGATCAGCAAATCAAGGCCGTCGACAGCATTCTTCAATCGCTGACCCTGGATACCCTTCCGCGGGTCATGGTCCTCAACAAGTGCGATCGTCTTTCCGCGCAGGAGACTCAGGCACTGTGCGAACGCTATCGCGCGATCGGCGTTTCGGCCTTGGATCGGGAGAGCGTGCGCCCACTGATTGCGCACCTTGAAACATTCCTGCCTGTGGTGCCTTCGCCCTCAGCTCCTACGGAGCATCCAGACCAGCCTCCTCAGGATCTGGCCCTTGCATCTCACTCCTGA
- a CDS encoding YicC family protein, which translates to MIRSMTGYGKKDVTSKNAGVTVEIRSVNHRFLEVAVRLPRSLAQLEEQIRKAVQQHCLRGRVDVSISIHAAGGSLKTVQIDHGLAKQYHAALKKLQKSLRLKGTVDMSLLAGFRDVVSIADEPADTDHLAKTVVRALGGALADLDKMRRREGETLVKDLNAHLDAIRTAKSAVAERAPELAKNAFGRMKGRIEALLHTDIPDPARLQQELALYADRSDISEELVRLESHMLQFDQTLQSKESVGKTLEFLLQEMGREVNTIGSKANDADIAALVVRMKAELEKLREQVQNVE; encoded by the coding sequence ATGATCCGGAGCATGACCGGCTATGGGAAAAAGGATGTGACGTCGAAGAACGCAGGCGTCACAGTGGAGATTCGTTCCGTCAACCACCGCTTTCTGGAGGTGGCCGTGCGTCTGCCCCGTTCTCTGGCCCAGCTGGAGGAGCAGATTCGCAAAGCCGTCCAACAACACTGCCTGCGGGGCCGGGTCGACGTGTCGATCTCCATCCATGCCGCCGGAGGGAGCCTGAAAACCGTCCAGATCGATCACGGCCTCGCCAAGCAATATCACGCCGCGCTGAAGAAACTGCAAAAAAGCTTGAGACTGAAAGGAACGGTCGACATGTCTCTCTTAGCCGGCTTTCGGGACGTCGTCTCGATCGCGGATGAACCGGCCGACACGGACCATCTGGCGAAAACGGTCGTGCGTGCCCTCGGAGGCGCGTTGGCGGATCTGGACAAGATGCGCCGGCGTGAAGGGGAGACATTGGTGAAGGACCTGAATGCACACCTGGACGCGATTCGCACCGCGAAATCCGCCGTGGCTGAGCGTGCTCCTGAACTGGCCAAGAATGCATTCGGTCGCATGAAGGGACGGATTGAGGCGCTTCTCCACACCGACATCCCGGACCCTGCCCGCCTCCAGCAGGAGTTGGCCCTCTACGCCGATCGGTCGGACATCTCGGAAGAATTGGTCAGACTCGAGTCACATATGCTACAGTTCGACCAGACGCTCCAGAGCAAGGAGTCCGTGGGGAAGACCCTCGAGTTTCTCCTTCAGGAAATGGGCCGAGAAGTGAACACCATCGGCTCAAAAGCGAATGACGCCGACATTGCTGCGCTGGTCGTCCGCATGAAAGCCGAGCTGGAAAAATTGCGCGAACAAGTTCAAAATGTGGAGTGA
- the gmk gene encoding guanylate kinase — protein MSTAPVPSNEKPAQVRRGILFIISAPSGSGKTTLCKQITANVPGLWHSVSYTTRKPRPGEVNGQDYHFLDETAFRHMIDRNEFVEWAHVYGNLYGTPRKELTEKMEQGIDVLLEIDVQGARSVKKKFEDGVYIFILPPSFDTLRTRLQNRAGDTPEEIQRRLQKAKEEVWSYREYYYIVRNDDLKQSLKELESIFLAERTKTKRLNMTWLEEKFILDKEGRPGSAAAAPASKEQSNHG, from the coding sequence ATGAGCACCGCCCCCGTTCCATCCAACGAGAAGCCGGCACAAGTACGACGGGGCATTCTTTTCATTATTTCCGCACCTTCGGGAAGCGGGAAGACGACGTTGTGCAAACAGATCACGGCGAACGTTCCCGGTTTGTGGCACTCCGTGTCGTATACCACGCGCAAGCCGAGGCCGGGAGAGGTGAACGGGCAGGATTATCATTTCCTGGATGAGACGGCATTCCGGCACATGATCGATCGGAACGAGTTTGTGGAATGGGCCCATGTGTACGGCAATTTGTACGGGACTCCTCGAAAAGAATTGACCGAAAAAATGGAGCAGGGCATCGACGTGCTCCTTGAGATCGACGTGCAGGGGGCCCGGTCGGTGAAGAAAAAGTTTGAAGACGGCGTCTATATTTTTATTTTGCCGCCCTCGTTCGACACCTTGCGCACGCGACTGCAGAATCGGGCAGGGGATACGCCGGAAGAGATTCAGCGGCGCTTGCAGAAGGCCAAGGAAGAAGTCTGGAGTTATCGCGAATATTACTACATCGTCCGGAATGACGACCTGAAGCAATCGTTGAAAGAACTGGAAAGCATTTTTCTGGCGGAACGCACCAAGACGAAACGCCTGAATATGACCTGGTTGGAAGAAAAATTCATTCTCGACAAAGAGGGGAGACCGGGCAGCGCTGCTGCGGCCCCCGCATCAAAGGAGCAGTCGAATCATGGGTGA
- the coaBC gene encoding bifunctional phosphopantothenoylcysteine decarboxylase/phosphopantothenate--cysteine ligase CoaBC, giving the protein MQTTGPSLPGARLVLAVTGSIAAYKAVSLLRLLRREGATVNVVMTAGACRFVTPLTFEVLSGSHVATDLFEAHQEMLHLSLPEQAHAIVIAPATANCLAKAALGLADDLLSTMLLTTQCPVIVAPAMDGDMWQHLTVMAHVAALRARGMVIVEPEDGPLASGRQGQGRLADEARILGAIQTSVHPRRDWVGRKVLLSAGPTQEAIDPVRFISNRSSGKMGYALAEALRMRGAEVVLVSGPTSLPSPAGVEYCPVTTAEDMRKALLSRFTWCDTVIMAAAVADFRPARPSAHKLKKRRGPTTQLELEATDDILRELSDRRTNQWLVGFAAETEDLLAHAREKLHAKGVDLLVANDVTATGSEFGSETNRVWLLTCDDDPEELPLLPKRDVADRILDRILTLPAGRRSTKPAGRSPR; this is encoded by the coding sequence GTGCAGACCACCGGCCCCTCACTCCCGGGTGCCCGCCTCGTGCTCGCCGTGACGGGAAGCATCGCCGCCTATAAGGCCGTAAGTCTGCTACGGCTGCTCCGGCGCGAAGGCGCGACGGTGAATGTGGTGATGACGGCGGGCGCCTGCCGGTTTGTGACGCCCTTAACCTTTGAAGTCTTATCCGGATCCCACGTCGCAACGGATCTGTTCGAAGCCCACCAGGAAATGCTCCATCTCTCGCTGCCGGAGCAGGCGCACGCCATCGTGATCGCACCAGCCACGGCCAATTGCCTCGCAAAAGCCGCGCTCGGGCTTGCTGATGATCTGCTCTCGACGATGCTCCTGACGACCCAATGCCCCGTGATTGTTGCCCCCGCCATGGACGGGGACATGTGGCAACATCTCACAGTCATGGCCCATGTCGCCGCGTTGCGAGCACGCGGCATGGTCATCGTAGAACCGGAGGATGGTCCTCTCGCATCCGGTCGCCAGGGCCAGGGGCGATTGGCCGATGAAGCGCGAATCCTGGGCGCGATCCAGACCTCTGTTCATCCGCGTCGAGATTGGGTTGGCCGCAAGGTGCTGCTTTCCGCCGGTCCGACGCAAGAAGCCATCGACCCCGTGCGGTTCATTTCCAACCGGTCATCGGGAAAGATGGGGTATGCGTTAGCCGAAGCCCTGAGAATGCGCGGTGCGGAGGTGGTGCTGGTGTCCGGGCCGACCTCGCTGCCATCGCCTGCCGGAGTCGAATACTGCCCGGTGACCACGGCCGAAGACATGCGGAAGGCTTTGTTGAGCCGGTTCACATGGTGCGATACCGTGATCATGGCCGCCGCTGTCGCAGACTTTCGCCCCGCGCGCCCTTCCGCCCATAAGCTCAAGAAACGGCGTGGTCCGACCACTCAGCTCGAACTGGAAGCGACGGACGATATTCTCCGTGAATTGAGCGACCGACGCACGAACCAGTGGCTCGTCGGATTTGCCGCAGAAACTGAGGATCTCCTTGCCCACGCCCGGGAAAAACTGCATGCTAAAGGCGTTGATCTGTTGGTCGCCAATGACGTGACCGCGACAGGTTCGGAGTTTGGATCGGAGACGAATCGGGTGTGGCTGCTGACCTGTGACGATGATCCCGAGGAACTTCCGCTGCTGCCCAAACGCGATGTCGCAGACCGCATTCTCGACCGGATTCTGACATTGCCGGCCGGTCGCCGCTCAACGAAACCGGCTGGACGTTCCCCTCGTTAA